In the Zonotrichia leucophrys gambelii isolate GWCS_2022_RI unplaced genomic scaffold, RI_Zleu_2.0 Scaffold_150_111975, whole genome shotgun sequence genome, tccatctgcaaacccctgcactatgGGACCCTcgtgggcagcagagcttgtgcccacatggcagcagctgcctgggccagtgcctttctcaatgctctcatgcacacagccaatacattttccctgcccctgtgtcatggcaatgccctgggccagttcttctgcgATGTGCCCCCAATCatcaagctctcctgctcacacaccAGTGCCCTCCGAAAGCTGGGACTCAGTGCAGTTAGTGCCTGTTCAGcatttggctgttttgtgttcattgttttctcttatgtgcagatcttcagggctgtgctgacgatcccctctgagcagggacggcacaaagccttttccacctgcctccctcacctgaCTGTGGTCACCCTGTTTCTCAGCACTGCAGCgtttgcctacctgaagcctTCCTCCgtgtcctccccatccctggatctggccctgtcagttctgtactcggtggtgcctccagccctgaaccccctcatctacagcctgaggaaccaggagctcaaggctgcagtgtggacactGATGAGTGGACCATTTAGGAAACATTAAACTGGTTGCCAATTTCTGCCTATGTcttgaaataaaagtaatgTTTGATACTTCTTGttggattggtttttttttttttgttctgttttcattttttaatattctccCTAAACCAAGGCCATTTTTACTACAACTTCTTATTTTGCTTCTCCAAAATTCACTGTGGCCtcagactgtgtcaatgaggaGCTGGTTTCTTGGTAACTTTAAAGGAGATAAAGGATCTCCCAGTAGTGTTTTCATGGGAGATCCCCTTATGtttccttctctggagctgcagcagcaatatCTGTGCGCAGAGatgggggcagatcagtgctggcccagcagctgtgcccagcagcagcagatcttggtgttgccagtgctgctgccgtggccctgccccgctgccctggtggccctggtgttgctgcagggcctgagtgctctcggggccgggcacagccctgggggtggcagtgccggggctgcagcagggacaggccatgggcactgctggggcagcgctgacgcctcaggccagggcttgggggctccaggctccttgcccaggccctctcaagaacacacccaggccgatcctcagcacagaaaagccccatgagcagccccaggctggccgtgggcaggctgggggcaaacagcatggctggggctctgcaagggccctggggcagacgggaaggagcagcagagcaggggctgatccattcccagtgcgctgcacagcccagggcagcgtcccagagcatcctcatggagctgccaacagcatctcctctctgcagccctggcctctcccccagctcacacaggtgccccatccttgcaggcacagacagcagcactggctcagcagcccctgcttgcattgcacagagcagggggagcaccctcatgctgttggtgtggggacatgaacctgagggagcacaaatgccatcagcccctggggccagcaagggctgggggacaccagggaaacctgtcagctttgtcctggcctctgcagtcagccagaaagtttgttcccatcagctgggagtttcctgtcccactgcagacgctgttgctcagagccagggctgccaggccGCCACCCCCAAAcagccctgagcatttcctttgcttcacctttgctttctcttctctttcttgttCCAGATTTCTC is a window encoding:
- the LOC135461013 gene encoding olfactory receptor 14J1-like produces the protein MSNSSSISHFLLLALTEMRQLQLLHFCLLLGIALAALLGNGLIISAVACGHHLHTPMFFFLLNLALTDLGSICTTVPKAMHNSLWDTRDISYTGCAVQVFLLIFFMGAELSLLTIMCYDRYLSICKPLHYGTLVGSRACAHMAAAAWASAFLNALMHTANTFSLPLCHGNALGQFFCDVPPIIKLSCSHTSALRKLGLSAVSACSAFGCFVFIVFSYVQIFRAVLTIPSEQGRHKAFSTCLPHLTVVTLFLSTAAFAYLKPSSVSSPSLDLALSVLYSVVPPALNPLIYSLRNQELKAAVWTLMSGPFRKH